GTAAGTTATGATAGGTAACTCTTTGAATGAATATTGGTTTAAGCGAAGTTAGGATTGGTACTTTGTAGGTCCAAGCCCcatattaatatttcaatagCTTAAAGTTTCTACCACTACACCAGGGATTGTGTTACATTTTAGCTGACAAACCGAAGGGAGGCCGAGTCAATTAATCTTATCAAGTGAACTCTGTAAGATTTCCCTAGCAATTGCCTAGGTTGAGGTCCAACCAAATGCAACCCGATGAAGCACCCAGTCACTGAGGTCCAGAAAAACCGCACCCACCATCTCAGCCGCACTGTTGATTGCACTAATTGGCGATGAGCGTGACCATCGGACGATGGACATCGAGATCGACTGCTGGACagcgatgatgatggcgatgtGGATGgagatggggatggggatgagGAGCTGGCTGAGACAATGAGACAagattttcattcataaaacaCTCGCTGAGTGGACCGGAAGTTCTTATTTGATTGCGAATTGTGATAGGTTGCATGGTAGGGTAAATTGGAGCATATAATGTGAACTAGTTAATAGTTAAAGATAAAGATGGTATTTTAATGATTATTAAAGTTATATTTTAACTTGTTTTTATTggttatattataattatataattataattattattatataataataagtaGTTAACTTATTATTATAAGCatgaatacaaatatttatattctatTTGTATCGAATGCAAAAGAGTATACTTGCTTCCGGCTTCCAGAAATATCATTTCTTACTATGCCAGTTGTGTCGCCCAAGTTCAGTGGTGTTAATTAAAGCACAAGCCTTAATTAtggttatttatttgtttttcccgTCATAGGGGAAGTATTTCCGCCAGGAGCGAACTAACGCCGCTGTCTTCCTGCTCACTTTTTTGGGATCGCATTTCCTTTGGCCCCTCGAGTTCAGGGTTCAAATGCAGgcagaaatatgcaaattcagGGCGCTTGCGTGGAGCgataaaaacaaatcgaaaagcGAACCCACTGCTTGCTAACCGATTTCCACTTCAATTTCGAGCCGGGTCATAAACATGCCCGGCGTATTGGAGAAGTTCTTGGCCACTAGGCAGCGGGAATGGGCATGGGAATGGGTCACGAGCTTGGCGGAGCAAGCTAAATGCTTGTTAAAGGGCGGGTTCGCAATTGTTGCCGTTTTGCGGGCAATGCGGTTGGTTCGTGGCCAAaccacaaaaacaaatcaaccGGAGAGTGGAGCGATGCGAAGGCAGCACGGCAATTGGCAAATTCGATTTGCAATTTTTGCACCGGCGCCGGAGGATTCGCGAAAGAAGTGCCAAAACGGCTGAGCTGCTGGGTTGAGCAAACAATTTAGAATGAAGTGCAATCGGGAGTCAGGAGAGTTGATTTGCAATTTCATGGCAGCGGCAATTTGcacctcatcatcatcattatgtACAGCCAGATATTTTGCGCCGGGTGATGATCTTTCAATCGTTCAATCAGGCGGCGCAGCGAGGCGAGGCACGTGCAGGTTGCAACCCGGCAATGGGTAACAGCTAACCCCTAACTCGTAATCCCTATCCACATCCCCATCTCCAGCTCCcccccaaaaaataaaaaaagagaagacAACGATCCTCAGGATGTCCCACATATTTCTCGCTATCTCCCGACAGAAACAAACTATTCGTATCATTTTGGAATTTCTGGCCTGGCTGGGCTGCAGTGGCTGCAGCTGGGCCCAAGAAACCAGGAAGTCTGCCTGCAACAAGTTGCCGCTGCAGCAATGAGAAAAATTTCGCTAGATAAATAATGCATATCTCACGCACTAGCCTCGCGGACCAAAGTTGAAATAAGGCTCTATTGTACACAGGGAGAAAAAGCCGTGTATGCAAGATGTGCTAAAGTTTCAAAAGggtttatttaaatacacatCTTAAAGATAAGGCATTAAAAAAGGTCACTTAATTGGACTGAGTATCATTTAAGAACTGTAGCCTACCAACTTTGGTGACATTTCTCCCGGTGCAACTGCAGCCGCTGCCTTTGGCCGTTTAATGAAGGCCTAGATCCGCTGCCCGGCCATAATAAGCAATGGCCAACAATGAAATCTTTGGCTCCAGCCCAGGCCAATTTATGCGATGGCTTGCAGTCTCTGGCTTTCTGCctgctttttatttggcttctCGTGGCTGCGTGTTTCGATTTGGCGCGATTGCTTGGCTTAATTTAAGCCCTGAGCCGTAGAGATTCATTAATGTTTGATTTTGGCTGCTTTTCTATTTACCTTTTCCCAAGATCAAGCGAGATTTACGCCAAATTGCCAGTGCCCGGAGCCTGGGCGAAGCACTCCTTAATCTACCCACTCCTCTCCTCACTCCTCCACAGACTTTTAGTTTGGCCGTTTTCGATGCCGCCGTGATAGACAGTAAAGGCCAACTGCGAAATTGGTTCATTAAATGCAACTGTTTGTTTAGTGGCAGCGAAGAAGCCAGCTTGGGATTAGGATCAATGCTCCAGTTTTGGGCTCCCACGATATACGATATACGATATATGTACTTTCTCATTTCGTGTAAATGTTTTGGAAACAAAGGGGATTCATATATATCTATTATATAGCATAATCTTATCTTTCTAAGGTATCTTTGTTGGGTATATTGATAAGCTACATTTGTTGTAAGTTAATGAGTCTGATAATATGTGTTTAAACTATTAATTCAAATTGATCATATAAGTTCATATCGTATTGTTAAAAAGAGGGTTGATTATTGAGCTAAGTTCCAAGCAGTTTCTAAAATGTGACAGCCGTACGATCAAGCTGCCTGCTTAATTAGTAGTCCGCATCAACAAATTGCACCCACATGCTATTAATAATTCGATAATGGCCAGGAAAAGTCGCGTGGATTGGGAAATTACAGTGGGCCACAAGTTTTCAGCGGAACCACGCGATGCGCTGACCGCACAAAAGAGTGCGGGAAACTTCCAAAACAGGCGTAACATTTGCTCCGCTTATTAATGGCATTATTTATGACTTTTTGAGCCCCGAAACTAATGTGACTAAGCAACAATTAGGCATTTGTTAATGGAATTATGGTCAAAATGCAATTGGCCGCACTTTGTTATTGTTTGGTACAAACATATGATTCTAGACTTGCGTACTCACTAACATTTACATAGCACCAAATAGTTCAGCGATTCGTGCACTTTTCACAATTCCTCACAGCTCACAGTTTAAGCTCATAGTTAAATAATAATTCGTCAATTTCCACTTGCTAGCGTtgcaatttttgtttatttttgcaataaGTAAGACCGTTTGCAGGTAAGCTTAAAAGCCCACCTGAAATACCGCAGCCAAAAAGATACCAAACAGCTGTTTGACGCACAGTGGCTTGAAAGTATGTATTTAGTtaagcaaatatataaaaataagtttttaatataaataaatttcaagcGAACAAGTAGCAACAGCCAAATaaccaaattaatttaaagaaattttcttttgtgtAAAGTGCGTTTATAATTGATTTTGAATAATAGATTTGAAAGTAATAAATAACAACAGCTCTGTTATAATATAAGGGACAAATACCGCTGAATATATGGGTTAAAGCACTTCTACATAGCCTGCACCAGCATTAGAAGGTCTTCCTTTAAGTAGTTTATATCCGTTTGCAAAGGAGCGGGTGTATCATTGGCGCTAAACAGCAGCAGAGTGTTCGGAATGAGTCTGAAATGAAGGAAATCATGTAGTGTTGTACCTAAAGAAAACATTATTGCATCACTCACTTGCAGTCATATAGTGTCTTTTCCAAGTCCTCATCGCCCAGTTTGCCATCGCTGTTGGACACCAAGCTAAAATCCAGGCTTTCGTCCGCCAGGCAAGATTGGACAAACTCGAACACATCGGATATTTTTTCGTACACATTGAAAGTGCCCTGAAAATGATTCGGCTTATTACATAAAATTACTTCAGATGACATCATCGCGGAATGGCTTACTTGTATAAAGAGTCCATTGGGAAATTTAACCCTGACTAAAGCGTATCGATACATGCGCAAATTGCGCTGCTCCTCGCGTTCCCGCATCGCCTTTGTCCGCAGCATCTGTGACTGGGCAATGGCCTCGGATCGCAGCTGTTGCTCTTTCTTGATCTCCTCCGGCGACAGGCGATAAAACTCGTCGGGGAGGGCGACACGACATGCCTGCGATGGAAGTAGGACCTTAATGTTGCGATCCAGCTCCAGGGGAATAATCTCCGAGCTCTTGAGAGCTTCCACTAGTGTGGGCAAGTCGAGATCCTTCTCCGTCTGCTCCTTGGTCCACAAAAGGAAGGGTTCGCCATCGATCTGGACCTCGTTGAAGCCCGCTGCTTGCAGAACATCCAGGGCACCCTCCACGTAGCGCACCTTTTCGCTGAAGATTTTGTTGGACATCCGTATCTTGCAGAACTTCTCCTCCTCGGGATTCTTGATAAGATTCTCCAGATATCGGATTAGCGTGGCAATGCACTCGTCGGCCTTCTCCTTAACATTGCAATTGTGGATGATCAGGCAGGCGGTGAGGCCGCGATCTGCCTCCAGCTGCTGGTAGAGGAACTCTTTGATGCGAACCTTCCACACGCTCTTGGGTAGAATCTCCTCGCTGATTAGGGGGCAGCGGAAGAAGACGCCTTCGCAGGCCAGGTTGCGAGTGTCGCCGCCGGAAGCCGATGTGGATGTGCTGGTCGTTGATGGCGTGCCCATGGCTTCCTCTCTCTGGCGACGCTCTGCCTCCAGCTCTCTTTTAGCCTGTGCCTTCACTGCCGACAGCGAGGTATTGAATTCCCTGGATGTTTTCTTGTCAATGCGCGCCAGTGCCGCACTGGCAGCTGCCCTGGCCTCGTTACttatttcatttcgctttGGTGGCACATAGGCCTCATACTTTTGGCGGGAACTACTTGAAGGAGTCTCCTGTTTGGGGGAATTCAGCTTGTGGCCAGTGCCCATGCCGCTGCCAGTTAAATTGAGCTGTAAACGAACTTGGTAAGGGATTTCCAATGGCTTGGCTAAAGAAAGAACCCACCTTAAAGGCAGCCTCCGCCTTCTTCCGCGAAAAGAACTTCTTAATCTTGGACATGGTTTCTAGATGCGCGGCGAGTGTTCCTTGGGCAGCTTCAACTTGGCCACCGACAATTTAAGCTCCTCGATTTCCTTGAGCGTGCCTGAAATGCAAGACGTGGCCTTCGTTTAAGTAAACTTATCGTAACATCCTGATTTTAAGCATATTCCTACTTGGCCTGACAAACTTCTCCGTAATGACTTTGCCGTAAATGGACCACGAATAGCCGGCTAGTACGCAGGTGCCCAGAAGCAGCACGATAAGCACCTTCAGCAGTGTCGCCTGCAGATCGGTGAAGGCAATGGGTCCGTTTTCCCAACGAAAGTCACCGGTCAAAGATTCCAGATTTCCGCGCAGATCGACGGCTGCCGTCAGTGCAACGCCAGCAAATTGCTCCACTTGTCGCGCAATCGACTGCAACGTTGAATTGAACGATTCCACGTAGAAATTGAAACTCATTGCCTGATTGGTAAGTGCCAAAGATCGTATTTAATACGTTTTCAACGCAATCCTTTGTTTATATTCGCAGCATTATAATAATTTCGTCAACACTTTTTTCTTTGCTGGTGTGCCCGTTGCTGGTCTGTGTGTAAATACCTACGGGCTAGTAAAAATACCAAATGAAAATGCGTCAACAGCTTACTTATCGATAAAAGTATTTCGCTGCTCTCCAGTGCTGGTTAATTTCCAAATGCTTTGTTTTGGCGCctgttttgaatttaaattgtaattttcgAATGGGGGGAACAATTATTTATGGATTTCCCTGAGGGTTCTGACCTCATTCGATTTGCCTTGATTTCTGCACCCGCATCCTGTAATTAATGTGTGCACCTGCTATTGACCTTATTCAGTTCCTGAAGAAGTGAATTGAACAATATTTATGGCGTTGTTATTAAgaatattttccacatttttaatataggctaaaatattaaattgtgtatttaaatgattataaaatttcaaaaagtaGCTACCAACTATTAATTTtgctaaaatatttgtatatttaattccAAATTTGCAACCTTGGAttctttcaaaataatttcgaaaCCCACCGCTCTTTTTTCACCGTGTGCTTACATAATGATATTTTGTGGAGCACACGCCCATTTTTTATATGCAGGGCCAGCTGTCGTAATTGAATGATTTTCGATCGTTTCGCCAAGTGCTTTTGCTTCCTGTAATTTTCGGCGATTGGAGCCTGGGCATCTCTCTTCCTTTCGCATATTTTGCGATTGATTTTCGATGGCATCCTTGAGTATGTTTTTCGGCCAAGTAGGTAGCAGAGTGAGAGATTGGGGATGCCTATCTGGGGGCGGGGAGATCACGCTCCAGCGATGCGCTGCGGGTTCAACAGCCAGCCGAAAGTCGAGCGGAGGCCAAAGAAGAGAAATCTCTTGCAGCCTATGGCTTCCGTATGCGCCATGCCTCGCGCTCCACTGGCTACGTGGATGCGGAGATGGCCCCCATCTCGGTGTGTTGCTTCTCTCTTAGGTTTTAGGTTTTGTGGCTGCTTGGCTCGTCTCTGGCTTTCTGCAACTTCAATTACGCCAGCAGCCAACAACAGACACAAACAGTCTATTCTATTCCGCTCCGCCTTGCTTGGCTTTATTTATGCTGGCTCATTTTTCCGTGGCGACTGTTAGTTAGGCAAAATGTCGACGACTTATAATTCGAGCAGAGTGTAAGATTTTCTTCCATCGGCTTCGTTCTGCTCTGGTCCGTTGGTTTTCTGT
The sequence above is drawn from the Drosophila melanogaster chromosome 2R genome and encodes:
- the Gint3 gene encoding GDI interacting protein 3, isoform D gives rise to the protein MSKIKKFFSRKKAEAAFKLNLTGSGMGTGHKLNSPKQETPSSSSRQKYEAYVPPKRNEISNEARAAASAALARIDKKTSREFNTSLSAVKAQAKRELEAERRQREEAMGTPSTTSTSTSASGGDTRNLACEGVFFRCPLISEEILPKSVWKVRIKEFLYQQLEADRGLTACLIIHNCNVKEKADECIATLIRYLENLIKNPEEEKFCKIRMSNKIFSEKVRYVEGALDVLQAAGFNEVQIDGEPFLLWTKEQTEKDLDLPTLVEALKSSEIIPLELDRNIKVLLPSQACRVALPDEFYRLSPEEIKKEQQLRSEAIAQSQMLRTKAMREREEQRNLRMYRYALVRVKFPNGLFIQGTFNVYEKISDVFEFVQSCLADESLDFSLVSNSDGKLGDEDLEKTLYDCKLIPNTLLLFSANDTPAPLQTDINYLKEDLLMLVQAM
- the CG42306 gene encoding uncharacterized protein, isoform B, with product MSFNFYVESFNSTLQSIARQVEQFAGVALTAAVDLRGNLESLTGDFRWENGPIAFTDLQATLLKVLIVLLLGTCVLAGYSWSIYGKVITEKFVRPSTLKEIEELKLSVAKLKLPKEHSPRI